The following proteins are encoded in a genomic region of Gavia stellata isolate bGavSte3 unplaced genomic scaffold, bGavSte3.hap2 HAP2_SCAFFOLD_42, whole genome shotgun sequence:
- the LOC132321459 gene encoding olfactory receptor 14J1-like, protein MSNSSSITQFLLLAFTDTRELQVLHFCLFLGIYLAALLGNGLIITAIVCDHHLHSPMYFFLLNLSLLDLGSISTTLPKAMANSLWDTRAISYLGCAAQVFFFLFLIVGEYCLLTIMAYDRYIAICKPLHYGTLLGSRACVHMAAAAWGSGLLNAVLHTANTFSIPPCEGNALDQFFCEIPQILKLSCSDAYLREVGLLVVSVSFAFGCFVFIVLSYVQILRAVLRIPSEQGRLKAFSTCLPHLAVVSLFLSTGIFAYLKPPSISSPSLDLVVAVLYSVVPPAVNPLIYSMRNVELKEALRKLMQWTFLHQQ, encoded by the coding sequence atgtccaacagcagctccatcacccagttcctcctcctggccttCACAGACACACGGGAGCTGCAGgtcttgcacttctgcctcttcctgggcatctacctggctgccctcctgggcaatggcctcatcatcaccgccatagtctgcgaccaccacctccacagccccatgtacttcttcctcctcaacctctccctccttgacctgggctccatctccaccactctccccaaagccatggccaattccctctgggacaccagggccatttCCTACTTGGGATGTGCTGcccaagtctttttttttctgttcttgattGTAGGGGAGTATTGTCTTCTGACCATCATGGCCTACgaccgctacattgccatctgcaaacccctgcactacgggaccctcctgggcagcagagcttgtgtccacatggcagcagctgcctggggcagtgggttgctcaatgctgtgctgcacacggccaatacattttcaataCCACCTTGTGAAGGCAATGccttggaccagttcttctgtgaaatcccacagatcctcaagctctcctgctcagacgcctacctcagggaagttgggcttcttgtggttagtgtttcttttgctttcgggtgctttgttttcattgttctgtcctatgtgcagatcttgagggccgtgctgaggatcccctctgagcagggacggctcaaagccttttccacgtgcctccctcacctggcggtggtctccctgttcctcagcaCTGGCAtatttgcctacctgaagcccccctccatctcttccccatccctggacctggtgGTAGcagttctgtactcggtggtgcctccagcagtgaaccccctcatctacagcatgaggaacgtggagctgaaggaggcccTAAGGAAACTGATGCAATGGACATTTCTCCATCAACAATAA